One genomic window of Desulfovibrio inopinatus DSM 10711 includes the following:
- a CDS encoding arylsulfatase, whose amino-acid sequence MKTIHHFIVAVTTVVLCFSGVALAAKKPNILLIVSDDTGYGDLGVYGGGEGRGMPTPNIDRMADEGMTMFSFYAQPSCTPGRAAMQTGRIPNRSGMTTVAFQGQGGGLPAAEWTLASVLKDAGYETYFTGKWHLGESDYALPNAQGYDTMKYTFLYHLNAYTYADPKWFPDMDPKLREMFQKVTKGALSGKAGEKPKEDFKVNGEYVDTPEKGVVGIPFLDKYVEKATMEFLDEAAKSEKPFFINVNFMKVHQPNLPAPEFEHKSLSKTKYADSIVELDTRIGNIMDKLRELGLDKNTLVFYTTDNGAWQDVYPDAGYTPFRGTKGTVREGGNRVPAIAWWPGKIKDHSRNSDILGGLDLMATFASVAGVKLPEKDREGKPITFDSYDMSPVLLGTGKCERNNWFYFTEDELTPGAARVGNYKAVFNLRGDDGQATGGLAVDTNLGWKGANKYVATVPQIFDLWQDPQERYDIFMNNFTERTWTMVTFNQAINELMKTYVKYPPRKLQSETYQGPLTLTKYQRYKYVREALDKEGISLSLPTGN is encoded by the coding sequence ATGAAAACAATACACCATTTCATTGTTGCCGTGACAACGGTCGTACTGTGCTTTTCTGGAGTTGCCCTGGCGGCAAAAAAACCGAATATTCTTCTTATTGTATCCGATGATACCGGCTATGGTGACCTTGGAGTATACGGAGGTGGAGAAGGCCGTGGTATGCCCACGCCCAATATAGACCGCATGGCCGATGAAGGCATGACCATGTTTTCATTTTACGCACAACCAAGCTGCACACCCGGTCGTGCCGCCATGCAAACCGGCCGTATTCCCAACCGAAGCGGCATGACAACCGTGGCGTTCCAAGGACAAGGCGGTGGCTTGCCAGCTGCTGAATGGACCCTGGCGTCGGTTCTCAAAGACGCCGGATACGAAACCTATTTTACCGGCAAATGGCATCTGGGCGAATCCGACTACGCACTGCCCAACGCCCAAGGTTACGACACCATGAAGTATACCTTTCTGTACCACCTCAACGCATACACCTACGCCGACCCCAAATGGTTCCCCGATATGGATCCCAAGTTGCGCGAGATGTTCCAGAAAGTGACCAAGGGCGCGTTGTCCGGTAAAGCAGGGGAAAAACCCAAAGAAGATTTCAAAGTCAACGGCGAATATGTCGATACCCCCGAAAAGGGCGTGGTCGGTATTCCCTTCCTGGATAAGTACGTCGAGAAGGCCACTATGGAATTCCTGGACGAAGCCGCCAAATCCGAAAAGCCCTTCTTCATAAACGTCAACTTCATGAAAGTGCACCAACCCAACCTGCCCGCTCCTGAATTCGAGCACAAATCACTGTCTAAAACCAAATATGCTGATTCGATTGTCGAGCTCGACACCCGCATTGGCAATATCATGGACAAGCTGCGCGAACTCGGTCTCGATAAAAACACGCTGGTATTTTATACGACCGACAATGGAGCCTGGCAGGATGTATACCCGGATGCTGGCTACACGCCATTCCGCGGAACGAAGGGGACGGTACGCGAAGGCGGCAACCGTGTCCCCGCCATTGCCTGGTGGCCTGGCAAGATTAAAGACCACTCCAGAAATTCCGATATTCTTGGCGGACTTGATTTGATGGCCACCTTTGCGAGTGTCGCCGGAGTGAAGCTTCCCGAAAAAGACCGTGAAGGAAAACCCATCACTTTCGACAGCTATGATATGTCTCCCGTGCTTCTTGGCACCGGAAAATGTGAACGTAATAATTGGTTCTACTTCACCGAAGATGAATTGACTCCTGGCGCAGCACGAGTTGGAAACTACAAAGCGGTCTTTAACTTGCGTGGGGACGACGGGCAGGCAACGGGTGGGCTCGCCGTTGATACGAACCTTGGTTGGAAAGGTGCGAACAAGTACGTTGCCACGGTGCCTCAAATCTTTGATCTCTGGCAAGATCCCCAAGAACGGTATGACATCTTCATGAACAATTTCACGGAACGCACCTGGACCATGGTGACCTTCAACCAGGCGATCAATGAATTGATGAAAACCTATGTGAAATATCCACCCCGAAAACTGCAAAGCGAAACCTATCAAGGCCCACTGACTCTCACGAAGTACCAGCGGTATAAGTATGTTCGCGAGGCGCTCGATAAAGAAGGGATCAGCCTCTCATTACCAACCGGCAATTAG
- a CDS encoding SphA family protein: protein MGFPMKGFSIRNDTLYQAGHIDGVLKGGHLNVGLDMSTVINLTKMSYIFDVPAIHGVLGFGVGVPIIANLHLSGDASATTYSRSNSAGIPLPEQVNYSNSGNRGGLSDIFLMPIIAGWSFDEVHIAVMPIIFFPTGYYNKSKLTSLGKNYFSFDGNIALTWLSKSQFEFSINTGYMINTENPATHYLSGNLLHVDWTAAYHFTKRFALGATGYLLTQTTPDTGSGATIGGFECSGSGIGPIATYSIPIGDNDLVLIGKWIHDLGANHSFLTDTVYASLAITF from the coding sequence ATGGGCTTTCCTATGAAAGGATTTTCCATCCGCAATGATACGCTCTACCAAGCCGGCCACATTGATGGAGTCCTCAAAGGCGGACACCTCAATGTTGGACTCGACATGTCCACCGTTATCAACCTCACCAAAATGAGTTATATATTCGATGTCCCGGCAATACACGGTGTTCTGGGATTTGGGGTCGGCGTCCCGATTATTGCTAATCTCCATTTGTCCGGGGACGCGTCTGCAACGACGTACTCCCGTTCCAACTCGGCCGGAATCCCTCTGCCGGAGCAGGTCAATTACAGCAACAGCGGCAATAGAGGAGGACTGTCCGATATATTCCTCATGCCAATCATCGCTGGTTGGAGCTTTGACGAAGTCCATATCGCTGTTATGCCGATTATCTTTTTCCCCACCGGCTATTACAACAAAAGCAAACTGACCAGTCTCGGCAAAAATTACTTTTCTTTCGATGGAAATATCGCCTTAACGTGGTTGAGCAAAAGTCAATTCGAATTCTCAATCAACACCGGCTACATGATCAATACGGAAAATCCAGCCACACACTATCTTTCTGGCAACCTTCTTCATGTCGATTGGACAGCAGCCTACCATTTCACCAAACGATTCGCCCTTGGTGCAACTGGATATCTTCTCACGCAAACGACGCCGGACACGGGTTCCGGTGCCACCATAGGTGGTTTTGAGTGCTCCGGTTCCGGTATCGGTCCCATTGCCACGTATAGCATTCCGATTGGAGACAACGATCTCGTGCTCATCGGCAAATGGATTCATGATCTCGGTGCCAATCACAGCTTTTTGACAGATACCGTGTACGCTTCCCTTGCAATCACGTTTTGA
- a CDS encoding glycosyltransferase family 2 protein, with product MSARAPLVSIIIPAFNNWPLTHRALSSLAEYTPNRIFELIVVDNNSSDDTPYEAPVLGRQLFGDAFTFLRQETNLNFGPACNLGALHAKAEFLFFLNNDVELIPNWWSPLLQAARDTRRLGGLGPLLLYPDTQTVQHAGIAFDPTLAPVHLYADFPADHPTVQRGKNLQALSAAALFIPRTIFIDVGGFFPEYRNGYEDLDLCARLRRTNHNLTIVPQSRIVHHESVSPGRFESEHHNICLLTERCSGDFFPDLHRHGYTDGFRPALTEWGAFTLTDPLPAEKIPTSLGPLTTELERHPLSGTLHDTLVDQFLTAGNLQQGQNALVRACRLCPSLERYKRLDALAQDNAPGLFAHIHARLMHVQSILTAKNDLLKRVQGLANWAQHAGEVELAQLYLGFANTP from the coding sequence ATGAGTGCCCGAGCCCCTCTCGTTTCCATCATCATACCAGCGTTCAATAATTGGCCTTTGACTCACAGGGCCTTGTCCAGCCTTGCTGAGTACACCCCGAATAGAATTTTTGAACTTATTGTTGTCGATAACAACTCCAGCGATGACACTCCCTATGAAGCACCAGTATTGGGACGACAACTTTTTGGTGATGCTTTTACCTTTCTCCGGCAAGAGACCAACCTTAATTTCGGACCTGCCTGCAATCTCGGTGCGCTCCACGCCAAAGCAGAATTTCTTTTTTTCTTGAACAATGATGTCGAACTCATCCCCAACTGGTGGTCGCCGCTCCTTCAAGCAGCACGCGACACTCGACGTCTCGGGGGACTTGGGCCCTTGCTATTGTATCCCGACACGCAAACAGTTCAACATGCCGGCATAGCTTTTGATCCAACGTTGGCCCCTGTCCATCTTTATGCCGACTTTCCGGCCGACCACCCCACCGTTCAACGCGGCAAAAACCTTCAGGCCCTTTCCGCAGCCGCATTGTTCATCCCACGCACAATATTTATTGATGTCGGTGGCTTTTTTCCCGAATATCGTAACGGCTATGAAGACCTGGATCTCTGTGCCCGACTCCGCCGCACGAATCACAATCTGACTATTGTCCCACAAAGTCGGATCGTACATCATGAAAGTGTCAGTCCTGGCCGGTTTGAATCTGAACACCATAACATTTGCCTTCTGACAGAACGATGTTCCGGAGATTTTTTTCCGGATCTGCATCGCCATGGTTATACAGATGGTTTTCGCCCTGCCTTGACGGAATGGGGTGCGTTTACGCTGACCGATCCGCTTCCGGCAGAAAAAATTCCAACGTCATTGGGCCCCCTCACGACAGAGCTCGAAAGACACCCGCTCTCCGGAACGCTTCACGACACGCTCGTTGATCAGTTTCTCACAGCAGGAAATCTTCAACAGGGCCAAAACGCTCTCGTCCGCGCCTGTCGTCTCTGCCCCAGCCTGGAGAGATACAAGCGACTGGACGCATTGGCACAAGACAACGCTCCCGGCCTGTTTGCACACATCCATGCCCGCCTTATGCATGTGCAATCCATTCTGACAGCAAAAAATGATCTTCTTAAACGCGTCCAAGGCCTCGCCAACTGGGCGCAACACGCCGGTGAAGTTGAACTTGCTCAATTGTACCTAGGATTCGCCAACACACCGTAA
- a CDS encoding M23 family metallopeptidase — MYAVKTTYYIQRPGKGLTPMSIKPWMLRIVWFILIVLTASATGLSVFLWCETQDADRVITQTTLARKALAEQTFTANHLKQRIGDIQNEIQRVKRFNTKLSNNLNLNPEAVVRGEAMGSIGIPSIPADTVSYPAADPFSRRVRDFLDALSDEIHIQEIRQQRLASIIQNKKHELDARPSIWPAMGRITSDFGVRRSPFSRRYDFHNGIDIKLQRGTPVKATAPGVVTHAGYLRGYGQLVVLQHENGIETAYGHLKKSLVKVGDTIKRGQTIALSGNSGRSTGPHLHYEVRVANAPVDPMNFILD; from the coding sequence ATGTACGCAGTCAAAACGACATACTATATCCAACGGCCGGGCAAAGGACTGACCCCGATGAGTATTAAGCCGTGGATGCTACGTATTGTCTGGTTTATTCTCATAGTATTAACGGCAAGCGCGACCGGCTTAAGTGTTTTTCTCTGGTGTGAAACACAAGATGCCGACAGAGTGATTACCCAAACCACACTTGCACGCAAGGCGTTGGCGGAACAGACATTTACGGCCAACCATCTCAAACAGCGCATCGGTGATATTCAGAACGAAATCCAACGTGTCAAACGTTTCAATACGAAGCTTTCTAACAATCTTAATCTCAATCCGGAGGCTGTTGTCCGTGGCGAGGCCATGGGATCGATAGGCATACCGTCTATTCCAGCCGATACGGTTTCCTATCCTGCTGCCGATCCTTTTTCCCGTCGCGTTCGAGACTTCCTCGACGCACTCTCCGACGAAATCCATATTCAGGAAATACGCCAACAACGGCTAGCTTCCATCATTCAAAATAAAAAACACGAACTCGACGCACGCCCATCAATTTGGCCCGCGATGGGACGCATTACATCCGATTTCGGGGTACGCCGTTCACCCTTCTCTCGGCGATACGATTTCCACAACGGTATTGACATCAAGCTCCAACGTGGAACCCCGGTCAAAGCCACGGCTCCGGGTGTTGTTACCCATGCTGGATATCTCCGTGGCTATGGACAACTCGTTGTGCTCCAGCATGAAAACGGTATCGAGACAGCCTACGGACATTTGAAAAAATCCCTGGTCAAAGTCGGTGACACAATCAAGCGTGGTCAAACTATTGCGCTTTCCGGCAATTCCGGTCGCAGCACAGGACCACATCTTCATTATGAAGTACGTGTCGCCAATGCGCCGGTCGATCCCATGAACTTTATTCTGGACTAA
- a CDS encoding diadenylate cyclase → MIPDTAKQISIYNVLEGLRKGLTHFAGSSRAALLIAEKDDGPIHVHDPQDLLSGHEPKLREIYINANEWRSKAPAAKTLKPFGSVVAADDIALAGLISYGAYSRSIFYQRWFTEHQPNLCDVGPTIRWLEHATWLLTHDFASEGAFFTAASKLALEGFEVHALRNHLQKNLTTILGRPPRLQLYPVLEAVLGISLTREEGDAPLGELIFVDPRLVEDCDWIIRFPKEEAPLLTNYKHVRKLLLAVEQSTRCLVSDGVRLLGIAAAVYAQASVKARFLGGVGLITVDGKPQCSFADGRFFASTRKPNLVLLEEALLDFEIDSEARQEIFRITAAIVESARNRGHGCSIIIDPMGLVSTVSGQRLATPLDLGHPGHLDLAKSLSKVDGSLHLGPGGSLLAFSCLLDGRAVPSEDRSRGARFNSALRFTAEHKNVVVVVVSEDRPVSIFQGGVQINGRCEWKPTQDIELNPKTLEEWLER, encoded by the coding sequence ATGATACCAGACACTGCCAAACAAATTTCAATTTACAATGTCTTGGAAGGACTGCGTAAAGGATTAACGCATTTTGCCGGATCAAGCCGTGCGGCATTACTTATTGCAGAGAAAGACGATGGCCCCATTCATGTGCATGATCCTCAGGATCTCTTATCCGGCCACGAACCCAAACTGCGTGAAATCTACATCAATGCAAACGAGTGGCGGAGCAAGGCTCCTGCAGCCAAAACACTCAAACCTTTTGGCAGTGTTGTAGCGGCTGACGATATCGCCCTTGCCGGTTTAATTTCGTATGGCGCCTACTCCAGGTCCATTTTTTATCAACGCTGGTTTACCGAACATCAGCCCAATCTCTGCGATGTCGGCCCTACAATTCGCTGGCTTGAACACGCCACCTGGTTGCTCACTCACGACTTTGCGTCCGAAGGAGCATTTTTTACGGCCGCCTCCAAGCTCGCCCTGGAAGGATTCGAGGTCCACGCTCTCCGCAATCATCTTCAGAAGAATCTGACAACTATTCTCGGTCGTCCACCACGCCTGCAGCTTTATCCAGTACTCGAAGCGGTCCTTGGCATTTCACTGACCCGAGAAGAAGGCGATGCACCGCTTGGAGAACTCATCTTTGTCGACCCCCGACTTGTTGAAGACTGTGATTGGATCATTCGTTTTCCCAAAGAAGAAGCTCCGCTTTTGACCAACTATAAACATGTGCGCAAACTGCTGCTCGCCGTGGAGCAATCGACTCGTTGTCTTGTCAGCGATGGAGTTCGACTGCTCGGTATCGCCGCTGCCGTTTATGCTCAAGCTTCGGTCAAAGCACGATTTCTTGGTGGCGTCGGTCTCATCACTGTAGACGGCAAACCACAATGCAGCTTTGCCGACGGACGCTTTTTTGCATCGACGAGAAAGCCCAACCTTGTCCTTCTCGAAGAAGCATTGCTCGATTTCGAAATTGACTCTGAGGCTCGTCAGGAAATTTTTCGTATCACGGCCGCCATTGTCGAATCTGCCCGCAACCGGGGACATGGATGCTCCATTATCATTGATCCGATGGGATTGGTGAGCACGGTTTCGGGTCAGCGATTAGCGACCCCGTTAGACCTCGGTCACCCTGGACACCTTGACTTGGCCAAGTCTTTATCCAAAGTCGACGGTTCTCTGCATCTTGGTCCAGGGGGAAGCCTCCTCGCCTTTTCCTGCCTACTTGATGGCCGAGCCGTCCCGTCTGAAGATCGCTCGCGAGGTGCCCGCTTCAACTCGGCGTTACGTTTTACCGCCGAGCACAAGAATGTTGTTGTCGTTGTTGTTTCCGAAGACCGTCCTGTATCCATTTTTCAAGGTGGTGTTCAGATCAACGGTCGATGTGAATGGAAGCCGACCCAAGACATCGAACTCAATCCCAAGACACTTGAAGAGTGGCTTGAGAGGTAA
- the amt gene encoding ammonium transporter, producing MQPSMLDILWILMASGLVFIMQAGFMCLESGLTRSKNSINVAVKNLADFAFSVCGFWAVGFGLMFGASWNGLVGTTNFFLPLNDNAFLVAFFVFQAMFCGTATTIFSGAVAERMRFSSYIIIATILAFFIYPVFGHLAWGGLNLGKPTGFLGEMGFIDFAGSTVVHSVGGWVALAALLVIGPRKGRFPENGPSREIIAGNLPLSVLGAFLLWFGWFGFNGGSTLAMNDSVPMIIANTTLAGGAGAVCCLFVGWWLTKLPKVGYLINGSLGGLVAITANCHVVNASSAVIIGAVAGPVCLAVEILLEHKKIDDAVGAVPVHLGCGIWGTLAVALFGDPNLIGTGLGFVDQLLVQALGILIAFLISFCIPFLLIRNINRFWPMRVTEEEEHIGLNVSEHGARTESLDLFDAMAKQAENGDLSLRVPVEPFSEVGQIAIRYNQVMDALEAAVAKTEAVVKSATDAIVTFGRENFVILATNPSAQLMFSLPGCELEGIPVTDLFLPEPGGNPETVRLSLFSGEHVEMSGRRGDGTPFPVEVVVTEASTKSDAFFVGTFRDITERKKAAEALEIQQAYFRQLFESSPLGIVHINRDGSIMEVNKGFEELFGYPRHELIGQLNREVVVPKELEAEAKSFRQAVLTGHTVARETRRLHRDGSSFPVSVLGYPIFIKEKIEGVYYLYADISQRKAYEEQLSHQAFHDSLTGLANRVLFMERLNRAIKRSERRKDYAFAALMLDLDRFKWINDSLGHLAGDKFLVEIAHRLESCIRAVDTVARLGGDEFGILLEEYGNPSEVVLVAKRIQERLQETIDLDGNEVHTSASIGIVLRTSYYENAERIMRDADIAMYRAKETGKARFKVFNSKMHRQIVEELKLDSALRRALSNGELKLYYQPIVTLPDIVVKGFEALIRWASPTQGLILPDQFIPLAEENGLIIPIGQWVIKEACTQMAKWMNDMPEAKNMTMSVNLSSKQFIQPDLAAFIERALSEVGLPPENLKIEITETALMKDAKLSVDTLARLKKLGVQIVIDDFGTGYSSLSYLHRFPIDELKIDRSFLCGPQISKDNGEIVRTIISMAQNLGVGVVAEGVEESSQLDYLNSAQCKSAQGFMFSRPIDSDQAKVFLHEHFHRNKEDVTALPPEKTDISE from the coding sequence GTGCAGCCTTCCATGCTTGATATCTTATGGATTCTTATGGCTTCGGGTCTTGTTTTTATTATGCAAGCCGGTTTTATGTGTTTGGAATCCGGTCTCACAAGATCAAAGAATAGTATCAATGTCGCCGTAAAGAACTTAGCCGACTTTGCATTTTCAGTCTGTGGCTTCTGGGCTGTTGGTTTTGGATTAATGTTCGGCGCATCGTGGAATGGCCTCGTCGGAACAACAAATTTTTTTCTTCCACTGAATGACAATGCGTTCCTCGTGGCCTTTTTTGTATTCCAGGCTATGTTTTGCGGAACGGCAACAACGATTTTTTCCGGCGCAGTTGCTGAACGCATGCGATTTTCTTCGTACATTATTATCGCAACAATTCTCGCCTTCTTTATTTATCCCGTTTTCGGGCACCTGGCCTGGGGGGGGCTCAATCTCGGCAAGCCTACTGGCTTTCTTGGAGAAATGGGCTTCATCGACTTTGCCGGCTCAACGGTCGTCCATAGTGTCGGTGGTTGGGTGGCGTTGGCCGCACTTCTCGTCATCGGTCCGCGAAAAGGCAGATTCCCTGAAAATGGTCCCTCGCGAGAAATCATTGCCGGTAACCTTCCTCTTTCCGTACTGGGAGCATTTTTACTCTGGTTTGGTTGGTTCGGGTTTAACGGTGGCAGCACCTTGGCTATGAATGACTCTGTCCCTATGATCATCGCCAACACCACGTTAGCCGGAGGGGCAGGTGCCGTTTGCTGTCTTTTTGTAGGTTGGTGGCTGACCAAATTGCCGAAAGTCGGCTATCTCATCAACGGTTCTCTCGGTGGCCTCGTTGCCATCACTGCCAATTGCCACGTCGTCAACGCCAGCAGTGCCGTCATTATCGGGGCGGTGGCCGGCCCCGTCTGTCTCGCGGTCGAAATTCTGCTTGAACACAAAAAAATCGACGACGCTGTCGGAGCTGTCCCCGTCCATCTCGGATGCGGTATATGGGGAACACTCGCTGTTGCCCTTTTCGGCGACCCGAATCTCATCGGCACCGGCCTCGGCTTCGTGGACCAGCTCCTTGTCCAGGCGCTTGGTATATTGATCGCTTTCCTGATTTCATTTTGTATTCCGTTCTTGCTGATCCGAAACATTAACCGATTCTGGCCCATGCGTGTCACGGAGGAGGAGGAGCATATCGGCCTGAATGTCAGCGAACATGGGGCGCGTACAGAGTCACTGGACCTGTTTGACGCCATGGCCAAGCAAGCGGAAAACGGCGACCTCTCACTGCGTGTTCCTGTTGAGCCCTTTTCCGAGGTTGGACAAATTGCCATTCGATACAACCAGGTTATGGATGCGCTGGAAGCTGCTGTTGCCAAAACCGAAGCTGTCGTCAAAAGCGCTACTGATGCCATTGTAACATTTGGCCGCGAGAACTTTGTCATTCTCGCCACGAATCCAAGTGCTCAGCTTATGTTCAGCCTCCCCGGATGCGAGCTGGAAGGCATCCCCGTTACCGATCTGTTTTTGCCGGAGCCCGGAGGAAATCCAGAAACAGTCCGGCTCAGTCTGTTTTCGGGAGAACACGTAGAAATGTCGGGCCGTCGAGGCGATGGCACCCCATTTCCCGTGGAAGTGGTCGTCACGGAAGCATCGACAAAATCGGATGCGTTTTTTGTTGGTACGTTTCGCGATATTACCGAACGCAAAAAAGCCGCAGAAGCGCTGGAAATTCAACAAGCCTATTTTCGCCAACTTTTCGAAAGCTCACCACTCGGGATCGTCCATATCAATCGCGACGGGTCCATTATGGAAGTCAACAAGGGGTTTGAAGAACTGTTTGGCTATCCGCGTCATGAACTCATCGGTCAACTCAATCGCGAAGTGGTTGTCCCCAAAGAACTGGAAGCCGAAGCCAAGAGCTTCCGCCAAGCCGTACTCACCGGACACACGGTCGCTCGAGAGACGCGGCGACTGCATCGTGACGGTTCGTCTTTTCCTGTTTCTGTTTTGGGCTACCCGATTTTCATTAAAGAAAAGATTGAAGGGGTCTATTACCTCTACGCCGACATTTCCCAACGTAAAGCGTATGAGGAACAACTCAGCCACCAAGCTTTTCACGATTCCCTCACCGGATTGGCAAACCGCGTCTTGTTCATGGAGCGTCTCAACAGAGCCATCAAACGTTCGGAACGTCGTAAAGACTACGCGTTTGCCGCGCTCATGCTCGACCTTGATCGATTCAAATGGATCAATGATTCTCTTGGGCACTTGGCGGGTGATAAATTTCTTGTTGAAATTGCACACCGTCTCGAATCCTGTATCCGAGCAGTCGATACGGTTGCCCGCCTCGGCGGTGATGAATTCGGCATTCTCCTCGAAGAATATGGTAATCCCAGCGAAGTCGTCCTCGTCGCCAAACGTATTCAAGAGCGTCTCCAAGAGACCATTGACCTTGATGGAAACGAAGTTCACACGAGCGCCAGCATAGGAATTGTTCTCCGCACCAGCTATTATGAAAATGCGGAACGCATCATGCGTGATGCCGATATTGCCATGTATAGGGCCAAAGAAACAGGTAAAGCACGATTCAAGGTCTTCAATAGCAAAATGCATCGTCAGATTGTCGAGGAACTCAAACTCGACAGTGCACTACGCCGGGCACTGTCCAACGGCGAACTGAAACTCTATTATCAGCCGATTGTCACACTTCCCGATATCGTCGTTAAAGGCTTTGAAGCTCTCATTCGCTGGGCGAGTCCCACACAGGGGCTTATTTTGCCTGATCAATTCATCCCTCTTGCCGAAGAAAACGGATTGATTATCCCTATCGGCCAATGGGTCATAAAAGAGGCCTGTACTCAGATGGCAAAATGGATGAACGATATGCCTGAGGCAAAAAACATGACGATGAGTGTCAACTTATCAAGCAAGCAGTTTATCCAACCTGACCTTGCGGCATTCATCGAACGGGCTTTGAGCGAAGTCGGGCTCCCCCCGGAAAATCTCAAAATTGAGATCACGGAAACAGCGTTGATGAAAGACGCTAAACTCAGCGTCGATACCCTGGCTCGCCTGAAAAAGCTTGGGGTACAAATTGTTATTGATGATTTCGGCACCGGATACTCATCCTTGAGTTATCTGCACCGATTCCCCATTGACGAACTGAAGATAGACCGCTCTTTCCTCTGCGGCCCCCAAATCTCGAAAGACAATGGGGAGATCGTTCGTACGATCATTTCCATGGCGCAAAATCTCGGTGTCGGTGTCGTTGCCGAAGGCGTTGAAGAATCAAGCCAACTCGACTACCTGAACTCGGCCCAATGCAAAAGTGCACAAGGCTTCATGTTCTCTCGCCCTATTGATTCCGATCAGGCTAAAGTATTTCTCCATGAACATTTCCATCGAAACAAGGAAGACGTCACGGCCTTACCTCCTGAAAAGACAGATATTTCTGAATAG
- a CDS encoding MltA domain-containing protein, with amino-acid sequence MKLNCFFTSYMRCLNALRCLASLCCIVMLASVAAHATAPSQDALLTGIRENLKYVKRKSASATAFSTPTHTITWKDLRITLEDLLTTLPTLPAGADLPSSQFMLVEVTSNCLVTGYYEPLVEVSATRTQTFAYPLYRLPKEISGNRQGRRFFSRRQIDLEHALAGKGLEIAYARDPVDVFFLQVQGSGRLRFRDGHTQRLRYAGHNGWGYTSIIPAMERYGYPQDIKTTMQTMRRFLAAHPDDVPEILTANPRYIFFQQTYGGPYGAMGVPLSPMLDVAVDPKNIALGSVLIVQGSLPDPAGGADIPFTSMALAQDTGAAIQGDRLDLFCGHGSNAATLAGLLQHPAQIYLLLSRRAPAAQSSQ; translated from the coding sequence ATGAAATTGAATTGTTTTTTCACGTCATATATGCGCTGTCTCAACGCGTTACGGTGTCTGGCTTCCCTGTGTTGCATTGTCATGCTGGCGAGTGTTGCCGCGCATGCAACAGCTCCATCTCAAGACGCTCTCCTAACCGGAATCCGCGAGAATCTGAAATACGTCAAACGGAAGAGCGCTTCGGCCACGGCATTTTCAACGCCCACACACACGATCACGTGGAAAGACCTGCGCATCACTTTGGAAGACCTTCTCACGACACTGCCCACGCTCCCGGCAGGCGCCGATTTACCATCTTCCCAATTTATGCTTGTCGAGGTAACCTCGAATTGCCTGGTAACCGGATATTACGAACCGCTTGTTGAAGTTTCGGCCACACGAACACAAACGTTTGCCTACCCGCTCTATCGTCTCCCAAAGGAAATCTCGGGAAATCGTCAGGGACGGCGATTTTTTTCACGCCGACAAATTGATCTCGAACATGCGTTGGCCGGTAAAGGCCTGGAAATTGCCTATGCTCGGGATCCGGTTGACGTTTTCTTTTTGCAGGTACAGGGGTCGGGACGTCTCCGATTCCGTGATGGGCACACCCAACGTCTTCGATATGCCGGCCACAACGGCTGGGGGTACACCTCCATTATCCCAGCCATGGAACGGTATGGCTATCCGCAAGATATCAAAACAACGATGCAAACGATGCGCCGATTTCTTGCCGCACATCCTGACGATGTCCCCGAAATTTTAACGGCAAATCCACGATATATCTTTTTCCAACAAACCTATGGCGGCCCTTACGGCGCAATGGGTGTCCCCCTCTCTCCGATGCTTGATGTTGCGGTGGACCCCAAAAACATTGCACTTGGATCCGTGCTTATTGTTCAAGGAAGTCTGCCCGACCCAGCCGGTGGAGCAGACATTCCTTTCACCAGTATGGCTCTGGCTCAAGATACTGGAGCAGCGATCCAAGGCGATCGGCTCGACCTGTTTTGTGGCCATGGCAGCAATGCCGCAACGCTCGCCGGGTTACTCCAGCACCCCGCCCAAATATATCTTCTTTTGAGTCGACGCGCTCCGGCTGCACAATCTTCGCAATAG